A single Zootoca vivipara chromosome 1, rZooViv1.1, whole genome shotgun sequence DNA region contains:
- the NGB gene encoding neuroglobin isoform X2 yields MESDGLSSADQKLIRESWEKVNSSPIEHGLVLFTRLFDLDPGLLSLFQYNCRKFSTPQECLSSPEFLEHIRKVMLVIDAAVTHLENLHCLEEYLANLGKKHQAVGVKVESFSAVGESLLYMLEKCHGPAFNVNVREAWTKLYSVVVKAMSCGWDVPRKVE; encoded by the exons ATGGAGAGCGACGGACTTTCCAGCGCGGACCAGAAGCTGATCCGAGAGAGCTGGGAGAAAGTGAACAGCAGCCCCATCGAGCACGGCTTGGTCTTGTTTACCAG GCTTTTTGATTTGGACCCTGGCCTCTTGTCCCTTTTCCAGTACAACTGCAGGAAGTTCTCTACTCCTCAGGAGTGCCTCTCGTCACCTGAGTTCCTGGAACACATTAGAAAG GTAATGCTGGTAATAGATGCAGCTGTGACTCATTTGGAGAACTTGCACTGCCTGGAAGAATACCTTGCCAACCTGGGTAAGAAACACCAGGCAGTTGGTGTGAAGGTGGAGTCTTTTTCG GCTGTCGGCGAATCCTTGTTGTATATGCTGGAAAAATGCCACGGTCCCGCTTTCAATGTGAATGTGCGTGAGGCCTGGACCAAGCTGTACAGCGTTGTGGTAAAAGCCATGAGCTGCGGCTGGGATGTTCCCAGAAAAGTGGAATAA
- the NGB gene encoding neuroglobin isoform X1, giving the protein MTACSLTFHLLCLTSGLLDFSFQESKSNTVNSSSLCRIWMGGAGNIKWAMQCWLFDLDPGLLSLFQYNCRKFSTPQECLSSPEFLEHIRKVMLVIDAAVTHLENLHCLEEYLANLGKKHQAVGVKVESFSAVGESLLYMLEKCHGPAFNVNVREAWTKLYSVVVKAMSCGWDVPRKVE; this is encoded by the exons ATGACAGCATGTTCCTTGACATTCCACTTGCTTTGTCTGACTTCAGGACTGTTAGATTTTAGTTTCCAAGAATCAAAGTCCAACACAGTCAACTCCAGCTCCCTGTGTAGAATATGGATGGGTGGAGCTGGCAATATAAAATGGGCAATGCAGTGTTG GCTTTTTGATTTGGACCCTGGCCTCTTGTCCCTTTTCCAGTACAACTGCAGGAAGTTCTCTACTCCTCAGGAGTGCCTCTCGTCACCTGAGTTCCTGGAACACATTAGAAAG GTAATGCTGGTAATAGATGCAGCTGTGACTCATTTGGAGAACTTGCACTGCCTGGAAGAATACCTTGCCAACCTGGGTAAGAAACACCAGGCAGTTGGTGTGAAGGTGGAGTCTTTTTCG GCTGTCGGCGAATCCTTGTTGTATATGCTGGAAAAATGCCACGGTCCCGCTTTCAATGTGAATGTGCGTGAGGCCTGGACCAAGCTGTACAGCGTTGTGGTAAAAGCCATGAGCTGCGGCTGGGATGTTCCCAGAAAAGTGGAATAA